The sequence GCCCCGTGCGTAGCCCGAGGAGCGCCAGCGGGACCAACAACAGGATCGGATACAGCTTGGCCGCGACGCCGAGACCGATCAGCACCCCTGCGAGGACGGGTCTTCGTCGCGCCCACGCCAACAGCGCCCCCGTCGCGAAAGCCGTTGCCAGAGCGTCGAAGTTGGTAAAGATCTGGAAGATGACGATCGGTGAGCCCGCGACGAGGGCCGCGTCCCAGATGCGTCTGCCCGCCAGTTTCGATGTCGCCCACACCGTGGCGAACCACGCCAAGGCCAGACCGAACGCGGAGATGTTGAAGAACATCACCACTTCGGCGATCGTTGGAATGGGCACCAGCTTGGTCACCGCGGTGTAGCTCTTGGCCAGCGCCATCGACAGGTACTGGTAGGTGCCGGTGATGACCGGATACTCCATGTACCGCACAGCGACGTTGCCGTCGAACTGCTTCTGCGGCCTGCCCTGGCTGTCCTTCTCGATCCAGCTCGACTTGTATGGGAACTTTCCGAGGTTCAGCAGTTCCGCTGTGTAGAGCGGCACGGTGTCGGAGTAGCACAGCTCGTAGTACGCCCGCTGGTTCTTCCAGTTGGCCACCTTCTGGTCGGCGGTGCCCGTGCCCGTGCTCACCAGGCAGGCCGCTTTCGACGTGTAGCCCAGCGACAGGAAGATCACAGCGATCACCAGCATCACCCGCAGCGGGGTGAGAAAGCGGGTCCGCCCGATCAGGGCGTGCCTGCCGACCGGTCCGCCGGCCAGCTGCGACAGTGCACCGCCCAGTACGTCTGTGCGGCTGGGCATATCGCGGTCGTCGGCACTGCGCCGGTCGAGCGCAAGTGGCTGTGGGGACACGGCGGCGGGCCGCTGCGACGACACGGCCGCGGGCCGCTGCGATGACACGGCGGCAGGCCGCTGCGATGACACAGTCGAACGGAGCGGCTTGCGCGCCGCTCCGTCATCTGCCCCGATGTCACCGCCGTCTGTCACGGTGGCGGAGGCGGCGGCGGTTGCGGACCGGGAAGCGGCCCGGCCGGCGCTACGGGTGCCGCTGGTGCGACAGGAGCGTACGGGTCGGGCACGGGCGCACCCGGCGGCCCGGCTGGCACCAGCGTCGGCGGACCGAACGGAATGGTGATGCCGGGCGCGACCTCTATGCTCGGCTGAATCGTCGTCTCGGTGGGCGGCGGCGGAGACGACGGCTGCGGCGGCAGCGGTGCGGCCGCAGGCGGGCCGGCATACCCGCCGATCTCCGTCGGCTTGGGGAAGGACTCGTTCTCGGTGTCCTCCAACGCCCCGTCCATCGTCGCCTTCCAGATGTCGGACGGCAGGCCGGAACCGTACACCGGTGAGCCCCACGTGTTCTCGAGTGGCTTGTCACCCTGGGTGGTGCCGACCCACACCGCAGTGGACAGCGACGGGGTGAAGCCGACCATCCATGCGTCCCGGTTGTCGCCGGTGTCGCCAAGCTGGTTGGTGCCTGTCTTGGCCGCGGACGGTCTGCCACCCGCCAGCGCGTGTCCGTTGGAGTACGAGGCGATCGGCTGCATCGCAGACGTCACATTGTCGGCGACGGCCTTGTCGATGCGCTGCTCACCTGAGTTGTCCTCGCCCGCCGCGTCGAAGAGCACCTGGCCGTCGGCGTTGACGACCTTCTGCACGAAGTGCGGCCGGTGGTACACACCCGACGCCGCGATGGTCGCGTACGCCGACGCCATGTCGATGACGCGGCTCTGGTACTGCCCCAACACGACGCCGTTGTTCGGCGGTCCGCCCTTGCCGTCCTCCGACAGCGTGTGCTCGACGCCGGGGAAGCTCTCGGCGATGCCGGCCTCGTGAGCGGCCTTGGCGAC is a genomic window of Mycobacterium sp. ITM-2016-00318 containing:
- a CDS encoding glycosyltransferase family 87 protein, whose product is MPSRTDVLGGALSQLAGGPVGRHALIGRTRFLTPLRVMLVIAVIFLSLGYTSKAACLVSTGTGTADQKVANWKNQRAYYELCYSDTVPLYTAELLNLGKFPYKSSWIEKDSQGRPQKQFDGNVAVRYMEYPVITGTYQYLSMALAKSYTAVTKLVPIPTIAEVVMFFNISAFGLALAWFATVWATSKLAGRRIWDAALVAGSPIVIFQIFTNFDALATAFATGALLAWARRRPVLAGVLIGLGVAAKLYPILLLVPLALLGLRTGRLREVGKTAAAAAVAWLVVNLPIMVLFPRGWSEFFRLNTRRGDDMDSLYNVVKSFTDWQGFDTGLGLWEPPTILNTVVLVLFVTCWAGVGYIVLTAPRRPRLAQVAFLVVALFLLTNKVWSPQFSLWLVPLAVLALPHRRVLLAWMTIDALVWVPRMLFLYGEQNRGLPEQWFTVTVLLRDIAVIALCALVIRQIYRPGVDLVRNHGRLDDPAGGIFDEAPDRPPDWLPKRLRPTAREDANTIPEERPTAILNA